The following are encoded in a window of Amaranthus tricolor cultivar Red isolate AtriRed21 chromosome 2, ASM2621246v1, whole genome shotgun sequence genomic DNA:
- the LOC130804996 gene encoding uncharacterized protein LOC130804996 isoform X2: MLMCACVFIELFIVVKNVCSLFICARIAMAENRAPRHESHETREESKNSHDSERTVTSHEASHAQSDHTETSIPVVPAAITVEQFETMLKMFHTQQQQNLLLQQQVLQSVNTGSSKGNSGHDLAASQAEGIQRLAPKTYDGKGPPTKLDDWIRGMEKIFAILKTPEDMRVDLAVHYLTGDADTWWVTHRDALLPAPSADTSEHPSIVPSLPWSLFVSALRDEFFPLHLQRRMFDEYSRLTQGTQTVHQYYVRFMELAKYVDDMKIGERFRAQRFLSGLSLDIRERMRSLGHEHVPNVYHDACEAKRLWDERKITQGLKRRREDTHEISQSIGGRRFLAPTQLHREPRSSFGRSTLSTPQSSRNIECYHCGKKGHKRIDCYKYIREQGLRGTLQGSARKPVGSQASVTQDRRQGRPQASFGHGPHSQGSAMGSSSRPSVGTPVSGTKAIGKLMTLKRDEAEVTPGVVTGDDVIEEPF, from the coding sequence ATGCTTATGTGCGCATGTGTCTTTATCGAGTTGTTTATTGTTGTTAAAAACGTATGTTCTTTGTTTATTTGTGCACGTATAGCGATGGCTGAAAATCGTGCGCCTCGTCACGAGAGTCATGAGACGAGGGAAGAGTCTAAAAACTCCCATGACTCTGAGCGTACGGTCACGTCACATGAGGCATCTCATGCGCAATCTGATCATACCGAGACCTCTATACCTGTCGTTCCGGCTGCCATCACTGTCGAACAGTTTGAGACTATGTTGAAGATGTTCCACACGCAGCAGCAACAAAACCTTCTTCTGCAACAGCAGGTGCTTCAGTCAGTTAACACCGGTTCTTCAAAGGGTAATTCTGGGCACGATTTAGCGGCGTCACAAGCAGAGGGCATTCAAAGGTTAGCCCCTAAGACGTATGATGGCAAGGGTCCTCCCACTAAGCTAGACGATTGGATCCGGGGGATGGAGAAGATATTCGCGATACTGAAGACACCCGAGGATATGAGGGTAGATCTGGCGGTCCATTATCTGACCGGTGACGCCGATACTTGGTGGGTTACCCATAGAGATGCTCTTCTACCCGCTCCTTCCGCGGATACATCGGAGCATCCTTCCATCGTACCTTCTCTtccttggagcttgtttgtgTCAGCGCTTCGCGACGAGTTCTTTCCTCTACATCTTCAGCGGAGGATGTTCGATGAATACTCTCGGCTTACGCAGGGAACCCAGACCGTTCACCAGTACTACGTTCGATTTATGGAGTTAGCTAAGTATGTGGATGACATGAAGATTGGGGAAAGATTCAGGGCTCAGAGGTTTTTATCAGGGTTGAGTCTGGATATTCGGGAACGTATGAGGAGTTTGGGGCACGAACATGTTCCGAACGTATATCATGATGCTTGTGAGGCTAAACGCCTATGGGATGAGCGAAAGATCACTCAAGGGCTGAAGCGACGTAGAGAGGACACCCACGAAATATCACAAAGTATTGGGGGTCGGCGATTTTTAGCACCTACACAGTTACACCGAGAGCCCAGATCTAGTTTTGGGAGATCAACATTGAGCACTCCTCAGAGTAGTAGGAACATCGAGTGTTACCATTGCGGGAAAAAGGGTCACAAGAGGATTGATTGCTACAAGTACATACGTGAGCAAGGTTTAAGGGGTACACTGCAAGGTTCAGCGCGGAAACCGGTCGGCAGTCAAGCTAGTGTGACTCAGGATAGAAGACAAGGTCGACCACAAGCATCTTTTGGGCATGGTCCGCACAGTCAGGGGTCCGCTATGGGAAGTTCATCTAGACCATCTGTCGGTACACCGGTTTCCGGCACCAAGGCTATAGGGAAGCTTATGACTCTCAAGAGAGATGAAGCAGAGGTTACACCAGGAGTTGTTACGG
- the LOC130804996 gene encoding uncharacterized protein LOC130804996 isoform X1: MLMCACVFIELFIVVKNVCSLFICARIAMAENRAPRHESHETREESKNSHDSERTVTSHEASHAQSDHTETSIPVVPAAITVEQFETMLKMFHTQQQQNLLLQQQVLQSVNTGSSKGNSGHDLAASQAEGIQRLAPKTYDGKGPPTKLDDWIRGMEKIFAILKTPEDMRVDLAVHYLTGDADTWWVTHRDALLPAPSADTSEHPSIVPSLPWSLFVSALRDEFFPLHLQRRMFDEYSRLTQGTQTVHQYYVRFMELAKYVDDMKIGERFRAQRFLSGLSLDIRERMRSLGHEHVPNVYHDACEAKRLWDERKITQGLKRRREDTHEISQSIGGRRFLAPTQLHREPRSSFGRSTLSTPQSSRNIECYHCGKKGHKRIDCYKYIREQGLRGTLQGSARKPVGSQASVTQDRRQGRPQASFGHGPHSQGSAMGSSSRPSVGTPVSGTKAIGKLMTLKRDEAEVTPGVVTGTFLVNNKPAYVLFDSGESHSFVASSCVSKLLLSSSLEINSEFTQPSGERILCQQVYRDIALNFMGIDLRIDLI, encoded by the coding sequence ATGCTTATGTGCGCATGTGTCTTTATCGAGTTGTTTATTGTTGTTAAAAACGTATGTTCTTTGTTTATTTGTGCACGTATAGCGATGGCTGAAAATCGTGCGCCTCGTCACGAGAGTCATGAGACGAGGGAAGAGTCTAAAAACTCCCATGACTCTGAGCGTACGGTCACGTCACATGAGGCATCTCATGCGCAATCTGATCATACCGAGACCTCTATACCTGTCGTTCCGGCTGCCATCACTGTCGAACAGTTTGAGACTATGTTGAAGATGTTCCACACGCAGCAGCAACAAAACCTTCTTCTGCAACAGCAGGTGCTTCAGTCAGTTAACACCGGTTCTTCAAAGGGTAATTCTGGGCACGATTTAGCGGCGTCACAAGCAGAGGGCATTCAAAGGTTAGCCCCTAAGACGTATGATGGCAAGGGTCCTCCCACTAAGCTAGACGATTGGATCCGGGGGATGGAGAAGATATTCGCGATACTGAAGACACCCGAGGATATGAGGGTAGATCTGGCGGTCCATTATCTGACCGGTGACGCCGATACTTGGTGGGTTACCCATAGAGATGCTCTTCTACCCGCTCCTTCCGCGGATACATCGGAGCATCCTTCCATCGTACCTTCTCTtccttggagcttgtttgtgTCAGCGCTTCGCGACGAGTTCTTTCCTCTACATCTTCAGCGGAGGATGTTCGATGAATACTCTCGGCTTACGCAGGGAACCCAGACCGTTCACCAGTACTACGTTCGATTTATGGAGTTAGCTAAGTATGTGGATGACATGAAGATTGGGGAAAGATTCAGGGCTCAGAGGTTTTTATCAGGGTTGAGTCTGGATATTCGGGAACGTATGAGGAGTTTGGGGCACGAACATGTTCCGAACGTATATCATGATGCTTGTGAGGCTAAACGCCTATGGGATGAGCGAAAGATCACTCAAGGGCTGAAGCGACGTAGAGAGGACACCCACGAAATATCACAAAGTATTGGGGGTCGGCGATTTTTAGCACCTACACAGTTACACCGAGAGCCCAGATCTAGTTTTGGGAGATCAACATTGAGCACTCCTCAGAGTAGTAGGAACATCGAGTGTTACCATTGCGGGAAAAAGGGTCACAAGAGGATTGATTGCTACAAGTACATACGTGAGCAAGGTTTAAGGGGTACACTGCAAGGTTCAGCGCGGAAACCGGTCGGCAGTCAAGCTAGTGTGACTCAGGATAGAAGACAAGGTCGACCACAAGCATCTTTTGGGCATGGTCCGCACAGTCAGGGGTCCGCTATGGGAAGTTCATCTAGACCATCTGTCGGTACACCGGTTTCCGGCACCAAGGCTATAGGGAAGCTTATGACTCTCAAGAGAGATGAAGCAGAGGTTACACCAGGAGTTGTTACGGGTACGTTCTTAGTCAACAATAAACCTGcatatgttttatttgattctgGAGAATCTCATTCATTTGTTGCATCTTCATGTGTATCAAAGTTGCTCTTATCTAGTTCGCTTGAGATAAATAGTGAGTTTACACAACCATCGGGTGAGAGAATTTTATGCCAGCAAGTGTATAGGGATATAGCCTTAAATTTCATGGGAATAGATTTACGCATAGATTTGATATAG